A portion of the Cellulophaga algicola DSM 14237 genome contains these proteins:
- a CDS encoding LURP-one-related/scramblase family protein produces MKDFNFPIKFVFKISSFANDFTATDASGQTVAYVKQKMFKLKEAISIYEDESKSKVIFKINADKWIDFSTAYNFTDAEGKELGKIARKGWASIWKAKYELIDQSQKLQYHIREENGWVKVFDSMLGEVPVLGMFTGYLFNPSYIVTDLEGNKVARLKKEASFFGRKFEVSKLTDIDTDDEQRIVLGLMMMVLLERRRG; encoded by the coding sequence ATGAAAGACTTTAATTTTCCAATTAAATTTGTTTTTAAAATATCATCATTTGCAAATGATTTTACTGCAACAGATGCCTCTGGACAAACTGTAGCTTATGTAAAACAGAAAATGTTTAAACTAAAAGAAGCCATTTCTATTTACGAAGATGAATCAAAATCAAAAGTAATTTTTAAAATTAATGCAGATAAATGGATAGATTTTTCCACTGCTTATAATTTTACAGATGCAGAAGGCAAAGAATTAGGGAAAATTGCAAGAAAAGGTTGGGCTTCTATTTGGAAAGCAAAATATGAACTTATTGATCAGAGTCAAAAATTACAATACCATATTCGTGAAGAAAATGGTTGGGTAAAAGTATTTGACAGTATGCTTGGCGAAGTTCCTGTTCTAGGAATGTTTACAGGTTATTTATTTAACCCATCCTATATCGTTACAGATCTAGAAGGCAATAAAGTAGCACGTTTAAAGAAAGAAGCTTCTTTCTTTGGAAGAAAATTTGAAGTCTCTAAATTAACAGATATTGATACGGATGACGAACAACGTATTGTTTTAGGATTAATGATGATGGTTCTTTTAGAAAGAAGAAGAGGATAA
- a CDS encoding ribonuclease Z — MKLTILGCYAATPRTMTNPTSQVLEIKNQMFLIDCGEGTQVQLRKHKIRFSKINHIFISHLHGDHFFGLPGLVSTFRLLGRDTEMHIYGPKGIEEAINLLLKLGNSWTNYKLIFHELTSKESELIYEDDKVTVKTIPLNHRVYTNGFLFQEKLSSRTLDIEAVESYGIEVCYYQNIKNGRDITLDDGRVIPNDELTFDPPKPKSYAFCSDTAYKPDIVPLIKGVDVLYHESTFLETQAELAPKTKHSTAKEAAAIAKQANVGQLILGHYSTRYKSIDLFKEEALEVFDKVLLADDGKVFNF; from the coding sequence ATGAAATTAACGATACTTGGTTGTTATGCCGCCACTCCTAGAACAATGACGAATCCTACGTCTCAAGTTCTTGAAATAAAAAATCAGATGTTCTTGATAGATTGTGGAGAAGGTACTCAAGTGCAATTAAGAAAGCATAAAATCAGATTTTCTAAAATCAATCATATTTTTATTTCACATCTTCATGGAGATCATTTTTTTGGATTACCAGGATTAGTGTCAACGTTTCGTTTGTTGGGAAGAGATACAGAAATGCATATTTATGGGCCTAAAGGAATTGAAGAAGCTATAAATCTTCTCCTAAAGTTAGGAAACTCATGGACAAATTATAAATTAATTTTTCATGAATTGACCTCAAAAGAGTCTGAGTTAATTTATGAGGATGATAAGGTTACTGTGAAAACAATCCCTTTAAATCATCGAGTGTATACCAATGGTTTCTTATTTCAAGAGAAGCTATCCTCTAGAACCTTAGATATTGAAGCGGTAGAAAGTTATGGGATTGAAGTGTGTTACTATCAGAATATTAAAAATGGGCGCGATATTACCTTAGATGATGGTCGGGTAATTCCGAATGATGAGTTAACCTTTGATCCTCCAAAACCAAAAAGTTATGCGTTTTGTAGTGATACAGCCTATAAGCCAGATATTGTTCCTTTGATTAAGGGGGTAGATGTCCTGTATCATGAATCTACTTTTTTAGAAACACAGGCAGAACTCGCGCCTAAAACCAAGCATTCTACGGCAAAAGAAGCTGCTGCTATAGCGAAACAGGCCAATGTGGGTCAGTTAATACTCGGGCATTACTCTACGCGTTACAAATCAATAGACTTATTTAAGGAAGAGGCTCTGGAGGTTTTTGATAAAGTTTTATTAGCAGATGATGGTAAGGTGTTTAACTTTTAA
- a CDS encoding Ppx/GppA phosphatase family protein has translation MKVRKFAAIDIGSNAIRLLTHNIIEEKNKVTLFRKSALVRVPVRLGEDSFTVGEITDRNADRIVSTMKAFKLLMDVAGVENYMACATSAMREANNGLEIIKRVKDEADITIELIDGKREAAIIASTDLKQLMQKDKSYLYIDVGGGSTEFTLFTENKIQVSKSFKLGTVRLLNNMVGEATWQKLEDWVKEHVKNIPDVSIIGSGGNINKLHKISGRKEGEPLSSIWLKAQYSFLESLTYEERISELGLNPDRADVIIPATKIFLSAAKWSGAKKIHVPKIGLSDGIIKTLYYDTNGKKP, from the coding sequence TTGAAAGTTAGAAAATTTGCAGCTATAGATATTGGATCAAATGCTATCCGATTATTAACGCACAATATTATAGAAGAAAAGAATAAAGTAACGCTTTTTCGCAAAAGTGCTTTAGTGAGGGTTCCGGTGCGTTTAGGAGAAGATTCTTTTACCGTTGGAGAAATAACGGATCGTAATGCGGACCGTATTGTTAGTACCATGAAAGCTTTTAAGTTGTTAATGGACGTTGCAGGTGTAGAAAATTATATGGCTTGCGCAACTTCTGCAATGCGCGAAGCTAATAATGGTTTAGAGATTATTAAGCGCGTAAAAGATGAGGCAGATATAACTATTGAGCTTATTGATGGTAAACGAGAGGCTGCTATTATTGCTTCTACAGATCTTAAGCAATTAATGCAAAAAGATAAATCCTATTTGTATATTGATGTTGGAGGGGGGAGTACAGAGTTTACCTTATTTACAGAAAATAAAATTCAGGTTTCAAAATCATTTAAGTTAGGAACAGTTCGTTTACTTAATAATATGGTAGGAGAAGCTACTTGGCAGAAATTAGAAGATTGGGTAAAAGAACACGTTAAGAATATTCCAGATGTATCCATTATAGGTTCTGGTGGTAACATCAATAAATTGCACAAAATATCTGGTAGAAAAGAAGGAGAACCTTTGTCTTCAATTTGGTTAAAAGCACAATATAGCTTTTTAGAAAGTCTAACCTATGAGGAGCGAATTTCTGAATTAGGATTAAATCCTGATAGGGCAGATGTTATTATTCCTGCTACAAAAATATTTTTGTCTGCCGCAAAATGGAGTGGAGCTAAAAAAATACACGTGCCTAAAATCGGATTATCTGATGGTATAATTAAAACCTTGTATTATGATACGAATGGCAAGAAACCTTAA
- a CDS encoding IS1595-like element ISCal1 family transposase: MDIFKGQNLLEFSDCFKTDNDCKEYLANIKSKTPFKCSRCNHIACQTRADFSRQCNICRHTESATADTLFHKVKFGVRKAFFICFEMATSTKSLSASYMGVRYGVTEKTARLFMLKVREAMSSSGNNPMDGVVHVDEFVLGGREETKVGRSYNAKKKKAVTAVQLTEDGKVKRMYAMKIDDFSAQSLQYIFVNHISRNAKITTDKWRGYSPIAKAYDITQIESNGGLNFKALHTMIHQVKSWIRTTYSWVSDNNLNRYFNEFCFRINRSQSKATIFNNLIVKMVNNDKINQAELISN, from the coding sequence ATGGATATTTTCAAGGGTCAAAATCTTCTAGAGTTCTCTGATTGCTTCAAAACGGACAATGATTGCAAAGAATATTTAGCAAATATTAAGTCTAAAACCCCTTTTAAATGTTCTAGATGCAATCATATAGCCTGTCAAACACGTGCTGATTTCTCTAGGCAATGTAATATTTGTAGACATACAGAATCCGCAACAGCAGATACATTATTTCACAAGGTAAAGTTTGGTGTTCGCAAAGCATTTTTTATTTGTTTTGAGATGGCTACAAGCACGAAAAGCTTATCTGCAAGTTATATGGGAGTACGTTACGGAGTAACAGAAAAAACAGCTAGACTTTTTATGCTTAAGGTCAGAGAAGCTATGTCTTCGAGTGGGAATAATCCTATGGACGGAGTTGTTCATGTAGATGAATTTGTTTTAGGGGGCAGAGAAGAAACAAAAGTTGGCAGAAGCTACAATGCTAAGAAAAAGAAGGCGGTTACAGCTGTTCAGCTTACAGAAGATGGAAAGGTAAAAAGAATGTATGCTATGAAAATAGATGATTTTTCAGCACAATCCTTACAATATATTTTTGTCAACCATATCAGCCGAAACGCAAAGATTACTACAGATAAATGGAGAGGCTATAGTCCTATTGCAAAGGCTTACGACATCACACAAATAGAAAGTAATGGAGGGTTAAATTTTAAAGCGCTTCATACAATGATACATCAGGTTAAATCTTGGATAAGAACAACTTATTCTTGGGTTAGTGACAATAATTTAAATAGATATTTCAATGAATTTTGTTTTAGAATAAACAGATCTCAAAGTAAAGCTACAATATTCAATAATCTTATTGTTAAAATGGTCAATAATGATAAAATCAATCAAGCTGAATTAATAAGTAATTAA
- the pdxH gene encoding pyridoxamine 5'-phosphate oxidase: MQKDLGEYRKTYEKSELTETSISDNPMELFQKWFYETEASEGVDEPNAMTVSTIGLDGFPKSRVVLLKKYTHEGFIFYSNYDSEKGKAIAANPKVCISFFWPFMERQIIIKGIAEKIPENLSDGYFDSRPDGSKLGAIVSEQSAVISSREVLEEKLKELEKEYVTKEILRPKNWGGYIVKPVSMEFWQGRPNRLHDRIRFSLEDIDWRIDRLAP, encoded by the coding sequence ATGCAAAAAGATTTAGGAGAATATAGAAAAACATACGAGAAAAGCGAACTCACTGAAACTAGTATTTCAGACAACCCAATGGAGTTATTTCAAAAATGGTTTTATGAAACCGAAGCTTCAGAAGGTGTTGATGAGCCCAACGCTATGACCGTTTCTACAATTGGATTAGATGGTTTTCCAAAGAGTAGAGTCGTTTTATTAAAAAAATATACCCACGAAGGTTTTATTTTTTATTCCAATTACGATAGTGAAAAAGGGAAAGCGATTGCGGCCAACCCTAAAGTTTGTATCTCTTTTTTTTGGCCTTTTATGGAACGTCAAATTATTATAAAAGGGATTGCGGAAAAAATTCCAGAAAATTTATCTGATGGATATTTTGATTCTCGTCCAGATGGTAGTAAGCTTGGTGCTATAGTTTCTGAGCAGAGTGCTGTTATTAGTTCTAGAGAAGTCCTGGAAGAAAAACTAAAAGAACTCGAAAAAGAATACGTAACCAAAGAAATCTTGCGGCCTAAAAATTGGGGAGGCTATATTGTTAAGCCTGTTTCAATGGAATTCTGGCAAGGGAGACCCAACAGGTTGCATGATCGGATACGGTTTTCTTTAGAAGATATAGACTGGAGAATAGATAGATTAGCACCTTAA
- a CDS encoding SixA phosphatase family protein, whose product MKTIYLMRHGKSTWDYAVSDNDRPLKERGIEDAHLVAEAIHGLNLKIDASYSSPANRALHTAMITLKDLSFPLHKFQISNDLYDFSGESVLQFIKELNNDLNFVFIFGHNHAFTEIANTLGSQFIENVPTAGFVQLNFEVENWKAIRKGITQKILFPKQLRS is encoded by the coding sequence TTGAAAACTATTTATTTAATGCGTCATGGTAAATCTACTTGGGATTATGCAGTCTCAGATAACGATAGGCCTTTAAAAGAACGTGGAATAGAGGATGCGCATTTGGTAGCAGAAGCTATTCATGGATTAAACTTAAAGATAGATGCTTCTTATTCTAGTCCTGCCAATCGAGCACTTCATACTGCTATGATTACACTTAAAGACTTAAGTTTTCCATTGCATAAATTTCAGATTTCAAATGATTTATATGATTTTTCAGGAGAATCTGTACTTCAATTTATAAAAGAATTAAATAATGACCTCAATTTTGTTTTTATTTTTGGTCATAATCATGCCTTTACCGAAATTGCAAATACATTAGGGAGTCAATTTATTGAAAATGTGCCTACGGCAGGTTTTGTACAGCTAAATTTTGAGGTAGAAAATTGGAAGGCTATTCGTAAAGGGATTACTCAAAAAATATTATTTCCTAAACAGCTAAGATCATAA
- the ppk1 gene encoding polyphosphate kinase 1 → MIKNKNQYINREISWLQFNKRVLQESADKKVPLIERLRFLGIFSNNLDEFFKVRYATVKRIVEAGKTGKSVLGGEIAKDLLEEITNIVIKQQTESLKILGEIENELETKDIYIINEKEISESQSEFIKTYFANQVSPVLMTIILNDLREFPVLKDTAAYLAIKMVLKAETDHRKSENRYALIEIPKGIDRFVVLPREDGKDYIILLDDLIRYSLGNIFNMFEYKSISAHMIKITRDAELDMDNDLSKSFIEKISSSVEHRKTSDPVRFVYDKSIAKDTLNFLKDKMNIEGTDSVIPGGRYHNRRDYMGFPSLGRQDLLYDKIKPLPVKGLNMEGSLFECIATKDYLQYTPYHTFSYIIKFLREAALDPKVKTIKITVYRLANNSQVAASLINAVKNGKQVTVQIELQARFDEQANIQYAEQLQAEGVKLIFGVPGLKVHSKICLIEREENDIIKRYGFVSTGNFNEATSRIYTDYTLFTAKDEILKELNKVFDFFETTYKINKYKHLIVSPHYTKNVFKKLIDTEIANAKAGKEAYIKIKMNSFTSYKMVDKLYEASNAGVKIKLIIRGICCLIPGVKGMSENIEAISVVDKFLEHPRSFIFANNGDPKIFITSADWMTRNLDYRVEVGCPIYDEDIKQELIDTFEISWSDNLKARVFSDKQDNAYKKIKGPEVRSQFALYEYYKAKLES, encoded by the coding sequence ATGATAAAAAATAAGAATCAATATATAAACCGAGAAATAAGTTGGTTACAGTTTAATAAGCGTGTATTGCAAGAAAGTGCTGATAAAAAAGTGCCTTTAATTGAAAGGCTACGTTTTTTAGGTATTTTTTCTAATAATCTAGATGAGTTTTTTAAAGTAAGATATGCAACCGTAAAACGAATTGTAGAAGCAGGAAAAACAGGTAAAAGTGTTCTTGGTGGTGAAATCGCGAAAGATTTATTAGAAGAAATTACGAACATCGTTATTAAGCAACAAACGGAAAGTCTTAAGATTTTAGGTGAAATAGAAAATGAACTTGAAACGAAGGACATATATATTATAAATGAAAAGGAAATTTCAGAAAGCCAATCTGAATTTATAAAAACCTATTTCGCAAATCAAGTAAGTCCAGTCTTAATGACAATCATTTTAAACGATTTGCGTGAGTTTCCTGTTTTGAAGGATACTGCCGCTTATTTGGCCATAAAAATGGTTTTAAAGGCAGAAACAGATCATAGAAAGTCTGAAAATAGATATGCCTTAATTGAAATTCCTAAAGGAATAGATCGTTTTGTTGTTTTGCCTAGAGAAGACGGAAAAGATTATATAATTCTTTTAGATGATCTTATCCGATATAGTTTAGGAAACATATTTAATATGTTCGAATATAAGTCAATTTCAGCTCACATGATAAAAATTACTCGTGATGCAGAATTAGATATGGATAATGATTTGAGTAAGAGTTTTATCGAAAAAATATCTAGTAGTGTCGAGCACCGTAAAACAAGTGATCCAGTTCGTTTTGTTTATGATAAAAGTATAGCAAAAGATACGCTTAACTTTTTAAAGGATAAAATGAATATAGAAGGTACGGATAGTGTTATTCCTGGAGGTAGGTATCATAATCGTAGAGATTATATGGGCTTCCCGAGTTTGGGTAGGCAGGATTTATTATATGATAAAATTAAACCTTTGCCAGTTAAGGGTTTAAATATGGAAGGCAGTCTTTTTGAATGTATTGCGACAAAAGATTATTTGCAATACACACCTTATCATACTTTTTCTTATATCATTAAATTCTTAAGAGAAGCTGCTTTAGATCCTAAAGTAAAAACAATTAAGATTACGGTTTATCGTCTAGCTAATAATTCTCAAGTAGCAGCATCATTAATTAATGCGGTAAAAAACGGGAAGCAAGTTACTGTTCAAATAGAATTACAAGCACGTTTTGATGAGCAAGCAAATATTCAATATGCAGAGCAGTTACAAGCAGAAGGAGTAAAGTTAATTTTTGGTGTTCCAGGCTTAAAAGTACACAGTAAAATATGTTTAATAGAGCGTGAAGAAAATGATATCATAAAGCGCTATGGTTTTGTGAGTACGGGTAATTTTAACGAAGCAACATCTCGTATTTATACCGATTATACCTTGTTTACGGCTAAGGATGAAATCCTAAAAGAATTGAATAAGGTGTTCGATTTTTTTGAAACGACCTATAAGATTAATAAATACAAACATCTAATTGTTTCTCCGCATTATACTAAAAATGTCTTTAAAAAACTTATAGACACAGAAATTGCAAATGCAAAGGCAGGAAAAGAGGCGTACATTAAAATAAAGATGAATAGCTTTACATCTTACAAGATGGTAGATAAGTTGTATGAAGCCAGTAACGCAGGAGTTAAAATTAAACTTATTATTCGGGGTATTTGTTGCTTAATTCCTGGGGTAAAGGGAATGAGTGAAAATATTGAAGCTATAAGCGTTGTAGATAAATTTTTAGAACACCCAAGATCTTTCATCTTTGCTAATAATGGCGATCCTAAAATATTTATTACGTCTGCAGATTGGATGACGAGAAATTTAGATTATAGAGTAGAGGTAGGGTGCCCTATTTATGATGAAGATATTAAGCAAGAGCTTATAGATACTTTCGAGATTTCATGGAGTGATAATTTAAAAGCAAGGGTGTTTTCGGACAAGCAAGATAATGCGTACAAAAAAATAAAAGGACCAGAAGTGCGTTCTCAATTTGCGCTTTATGAGTATTACAAAGCAAAATTAGAATCGTAA
- a CDS encoding DUF3291 domain-containing protein, whose translation MSYLAQINIAKMIDEIDSPVMVDFVDNLDNINALAENSKGFVWRLIEGENKATSIQVFDDHFMIVNMSVWQNIEALFKFTYASEHVEIFKRKKEWFHKMKEMHMAFWYVQEEIRPTLQQAKERLLYLQKHGETPYAFTFKSKFTAEEAKTYIPLH comes from the coding sequence ATGAGTTATCTCGCTCAAATAAATATAGCGAAGATGATAGATGAAATCGATAGTCCTGTGATGGTAGATTTTGTGGACAATTTAGATAATATAAATGCATTAGCGGAAAACAGCAAAGGTTTTGTTTGGCGTTTAATTGAAGGCGAAAATAAGGCAACGTCTATCCAAGTTTTTGATGATCATTTTATGATAGTGAATATGTCTGTTTGGCAGAATATAGAAGCACTTTTTAAATTTACCTATGCGTCAGAGCATGTAGAAATTTTTAAACGAAAAAAAGAGTGGTTTCATAAAATGAAAGAAATGCATATGGCATTTTGGTACGTGCAAGAAGAAATACGACCAACATTGCAACAGGCAAAAGAACGCTTATTGTATCTTCAAAAACATGGTGAAACACCATATGCTTTTACATTTAAAAGTAAATTTACGGCTGAAGAAGCTAAAACATATATTCCATTGCACTAG
- a CDS encoding DNA polymerase III subunit gamma/tau, translated as MEPFVVSARKYRPQTFKDVVGQQAITNTLLNAIENNHLAQALLFCGPRGVGKTTCARILAKKINEDGSQHSDEDYAFNIFELDAASNNSVDDIRSLTDQVRIPPQVGKYKVYIIDEVHMLSQSAFNAFLKTLEEPPKHAIFILATTEKHKIIPTILSRCQIFDFKRITVKDAATYLKYIAENQGIEAEDDALHIIAQKADGAMRDALSIFDRVVSFAGKKLTRKAVTENLNVLDYDTYFAATDLILAHNIPGLLVLFNETLAKGFDGHHFITGLASHFRDLMVCQHASTIELLEVGDDAKKLYLEQSKVTSASFLMKAIDIANDCDIKYKSSKNQRLLVELSLMKLSSIDYDGEKKNPNSVGNADYIIPASFFKSENFKKGTVNTFKANPDALVTTNELPKIVDEKIDATTPTSNTPKETTATDHTETYIPQENLTKQKVEEATPDSLKDQKKPVEKLSINSPKNRVSGLSLSSLRLKKEHQLNKKETVIDESKLPRSPFSEEDMQKHWADFVHKIDIDGRKILASNLNSDTPKLRDNFTIWIELPNGTMKKEIEREQFDLMEYLRLKLNNHFVKLQITVNETTSTKFAFTPEEKYEKLRAKNPAIDLLRREFDLDL; from the coding sequence TTGGAACCTTTTGTAGTATCGGCACGAAAATATAGACCTCAAACATTTAAAGATGTAGTTGGGCAACAAGCCATTACCAATACGCTATTAAATGCTATAGAGAATAACCATTTAGCACAAGCTTTATTATTCTGTGGCCCAAGAGGTGTAGGGAAAACTACTTGTGCGCGTATTCTAGCTAAGAAAATTAATGAAGACGGCTCTCAACATAGCGATGAAGACTATGCTTTTAATATTTTTGAATTAGATGCTGCCTCCAATAATTCTGTTGATGATATTCGTAGTTTAACAGATCAAGTACGCATACCACCACAAGTTGGTAAATACAAAGTCTATATTATAGATGAGGTTCATATGCTTTCACAATCGGCATTTAATGCCTTTTTAAAAACATTAGAAGAACCACCTAAGCATGCTATTTTTATACTAGCAACTACAGAGAAACATAAAATTATCCCAACGATTCTATCCCGTTGTCAAATCTTTGATTTTAAAAGAATTACGGTTAAGGATGCTGCAACCTATTTAAAATACATTGCAGAAAACCAAGGGATTGAAGCTGAAGATGACGCATTGCATATTATCGCTCAAAAAGCAGATGGCGCCATGCGTGATGCTTTATCAATTTTTGATAGAGTAGTTAGTTTTGCTGGTAAAAAACTTACCCGAAAAGCAGTTACAGAAAATTTAAATGTTCTTGATTACGATACGTATTTTGCAGCCACAGATTTAATTCTAGCACATAATATTCCTGGATTACTGGTTCTTTTTAATGAAACCCTTGCAAAAGGTTTTGATGGACATCATTTTATTACCGGACTAGCATCTCATTTTAGAGATTTAATGGTATGCCAACACGCTTCAACGATTGAGTTATTAGAAGTAGGTGACGATGCTAAAAAATTATACTTAGAACAATCTAAAGTTACCTCTGCCAGTTTTCTAATGAAAGCAATAGACATAGCCAATGATTGTGATATAAAATATAAGTCCAGTAAAAACCAAAGGCTCCTAGTTGAGCTATCTTTAATGAAATTATCCTCTATCGATTACGATGGAGAAAAAAAAAATCCTAATTCCGTAGGCAACGCAGATTATATAATTCCGGCTTCTTTTTTTAAAAGTGAAAACTTTAAAAAAGGAACTGTGAATACTTTTAAAGCAAATCCTGATGCTTTAGTCACCACCAATGAATTACCAAAAATTGTAGACGAAAAGATTGATGCGACTACTCCTACTTCAAATACCCCTAAAGAAACAACAGCAACAGATCATACAGAAACATATATCCCTCAAGAGAATCTAACTAAACAAAAAGTAGAAGAAGCTACTCCTGATAGCCTCAAGGACCAAAAAAAACCTGTAGAAAAGTTATCCATTAATAGTCCAAAGAATAGAGTTTCTGGACTATCCTTATCTAGCCTACGTTTAAAAAAGGAGCATCAACTCAATAAAAAGGAAACCGTTATTGATGAAAGCAAACTCCCAAGATCTCCTTTTTCAGAAGAGGATATGCAAAAACATTGGGCAGACTTTGTTCATAAGATTGATATTGATGGGCGTAAAATATTAGCGTCTAACCTCAATAGCGACACCCCAAAACTAAGAGATAATTTTACCATTTGGATTGAACTCCCAAATGGCACTATGAAAAAAGAAATTGAACGGGAACAGTTCGATTTGATGGAATACTTACGTTTAAAATTAAACAATCACTTTGTAAAATTACAAATTACCGTAAACGAAACCACCTCTACCAAATTCGCATTTACTCCTGAAGAGAAATATGAAAAACTAAGAGCTAAAAATCCAGCGATAGACCTTTTAAGACGTGAGTTTGATTTGGATTTATAG
- the miaE gene encoding tRNA-(ms[2]io[6]A)-hydroxylase: protein MLGLKLPTDPRWVNIVEKNIDEILTDHAYCEQKAAATAISLIVSFPEYTELVQEMVALVREEMGHFKMVHDRIIDRGQILGRDRKDEYVLELIKFFPKGGSRTTQLVHRLLYAALIEARSCERFRLLSEELEDKELANFYHKLMISEAGHYTMFLKFARQYGDRTEVNQKWEDLLAHEANIMKDLSKGESIHG, encoded by the coding sequence ATGCTAGGATTAAAATTACCAACAGACCCAAGATGGGTAAATATTGTTGAAAAAAATATAGATGAAATTTTAACCGATCACGCTTATTGTGAGCAAAAAGCAGCAGCAACAGCAATATCATTAATTGTATCTTTTCCTGAGTACACAGAATTAGTACAAGAAATGGTAGCCTTAGTTCGCGAAGAAATGGGGCATTTTAAAATGGTTCATGATAGAATTATTGACCGAGGTCAGATTTTAGGCCGTGATCGTAAAGATGAGTATGTACTAGAGTTAATAAAGTTTTTTCCAAAAGGAGGAAGCAGAACTACTCAACTGGTGCACAGATTATTATACGCCGCACTTATAGAGGCCCGTAGTTGTGAAAGGTTTAGATTGCTATCTGAAGAATTAGAAGACAAAGAATTGGCCAACTTCTACCATAAATTAATGATTAGTGAAGCTGGCCATTACACCATGTTCCTTAAATTTGCCAGACAATACGGCGACCGAACAGAAGTAAATCAAAAATGGGAAGACCTTCTAGCTCACGAAGCTAATATTATGAAAGACCTAAGTAAAGGCGAGAGTATCCACGGTTAA
- a CDS encoding aspartate carbamoyltransferase catalytic subunit, which produces MSELSVDHLLGIKYLKEQDIQLIFETADHFKEVINRSIKKVPSLRDITIANVFFENSTRTKLSFELAEKRLSADVINFSAGQSSVKKGETLIDTVNNILAMKVDMVVMRHPNPGAGIFLSKHVKAAIVNAGDGAHEHPTQALLDSYSIREKLGDVAGKNVVIVGDILHSRVALSNIFALKLQGANVKVCGPKTLIPKHITSLGVEVETNLKKALEWCDVANMLRIQNERLDISYFPTTREYTQQFGVHKKLLDSLDKEIVIMHPGPINRGVEITSEVADSNQSIILNQVENGVAIRMAVIYLLASKIK; this is translated from the coding sequence ATGAGCGAGTTGAGTGTAGATCACTTATTAGGAATTAAATATCTTAAAGAGCAAGATATTCAGCTTATTTTTGAAACTGCAGATCATTTTAAAGAGGTCATCAATAGATCTATTAAAAAAGTACCTTCTTTACGAGATATTACAATTGCTAATGTTTTTTTTGAAAATAGTACCCGAACAAAACTTTCTTTTGAACTTGCAGAAAAACGTTTGTCTGCAGATGTAATTAATTTTTCAGCAGGACAATCTTCAGTCAAAAAAGGAGAAACCCTAATAGATACCGTGAACAATATTCTAGCTATGAAGGTAGATATGGTGGTTATGCGTCATCCTAATCCCGGAGCAGGAATATTTTTATCTAAACATGTAAAGGCAGCTATTGTAAATGCAGGTGATGGTGCTCATGAGCACCCCACGCAGGCATTGTTAGATTCTTATTCTATACGAGAAAAATTGGGTGATGTTGCAGGTAAAAATGTAGTTATAGTAGGTGATATTTTACACTCCAGGGTAGCATTATCTAATATCTTTGCACTAAAGTTACAAGGTGCTAATGTAAAAGTTTGCGGCCCTAAAACATTAATTCCTAAACATATAACGTCATTAGGTGTAGAGGTAGAAACAAACCTTAAGAAAGCATTAGAATGGTGTGATGTAGCTAATATGTTGCGCATACAAAATGAACGTTTAGATATTAGTTATTTCCCAACCACGAGAGAGTACACGCAACAATTTGGAGTACATAAAAAGTTGTTGGATAGTCTAGACAAAGAGATTGTAATAATGCATCCAGGACCTATAAACCGCGGGGTAGAAATTACAAGTGAAGTAGCAGATTCTAACCAGTCTATAATATTAAACCAAGTAGAAAATGGTGTAGCTATTCGTATGGCAGTGATTTATTTATTAGCTTCAAAAATAAAATAG